One genomic segment of Ictalurus punctatus breed USDA103 chromosome 12, Coco_2.0, whole genome shotgun sequence includes these proteins:
- the smdt1b gene encoding single-pass membrane protein with aspartate-rich tail 1b, which produces MASPLWCRFARLSRNIGVFPRTAVCESSGTGRTQCRTAVCTSSGAILPKPKKTAFGMLRISVVVIPFLYIGTLISKNFAALLEEHDIFVPEDDDDDD; this is translated from the exons ATGGCGTCTCCGCTGTGGTGTCGGTTTGCGAGACTGTCTCGTAATATCGGTGTGTTTCCGCGGACAGCGGTGTGTGAGAGCTCGGGAACGGGGCGGACACAGTGCCGGACCGCTGTGTGCACCTCCAGCGGCGCCATTCTGCCCAAACCCAAGAAG ACGGCATTTGGCATGTTAAGGATCTCTGTGGTGGTGATCCCCTTCCTGTACATCGGTACTCTGATCAGTAAAAACTTTGCTGCTCTGCTGGAGGAGCACGACATCTTCGTCcctgaggatgatgatgatgatgattaa
- the fam234b gene encoding protein FAM234B: MATALSRALKLPGKKGSELGEYDPLTQVDSEDDSEEDDLVLNYPRNGLASHSHAATLRLGQEEAELHEEDEEDAWRHGGGKDRRGEAGESTDEGVGLVSEGAGQKVKVRAAVRTAAFVVPLICAAMFVLLFAFLVPCQRGGSHRQEWETEVGHAGGVTSPPMALWDVDGDGVEDLLIAVMRINNSSQQISFLGNSKEYSVVALHGVNGSVIWTRSLKEPLSSVQCSAPNTCLLITSTYLTSVNASTGKKLWEVPAREGESQAVGVPDLQGDSVPDLLIATLPADEELDPSLVLHSGLTGSLIGQPVNFNLTPQGKLIGPLLHETAVGAYYILFGLGMVEAVSLGDVYKQATGWTTVPSSLGVKDPVWEKQRKNNSSTLIHIYSGVDQIEYFLPLVAGVCNNHNNLDAESSCNSSRSDWVLVCVNSRISFIRERDIHTTWTVNSSSIHSRPAIGHFNDDGVPDLVIQQSANGVRKVQIIDGAQGRSLWEVEFVCPRLVLEGSTILTTSGLSVLLFWAGDPLPASKNITKVSPPEPVLRRLFLLHPAYPTILQELTSTTDTALTATVSYDDEQKDVSYVVVVSRPVSGLGPGTQLVKSVSVRASLSRANTIRLSDDTHTHTAFQINKFFRSLSFRRQ, encoded by the exons ggaagaAGGGCTCGGAGCTGGGCGAGTATGACCCCCTGACCCAGGTGGACAGTGAGGATGACAGCGAGGAGGACGACCTCGTGCTGAATTACCCACGTAACGGCCTCGCCTCACACTCACACGCCGCCACACTCAGGCTGGGACAGGAAGAGGCGGAGCTACacgaggaggatgaggaggacgCATGGAGACATGGCGGTGGGAAGGACAGGCGGGGCGAAGCTGGAGAGTCAACTGATGAGGGGGTGGGGTTGGTCAGCGAGGGGGCGGGGCAGAAGGTGAAGGTCAGGGCGGCGGTGCGTACAGCGGCGTTTGTGGTGCCGCTGATTTGCGCCGCAATGTTCGTCCTTCTGTTTGCCTTCCTGGTGCCGTGCCAGCGAGGAGGCtcacacagacaggagtgggAGACGGAAGTGGGACACGCAGGTG GTGTGACATCACCTCCCATGGCATTATGGGATGTAGATGGGGACGGAGTGGAGGACTTATTAATCGCAGTCATGAGGATCAACAACAGCAGCCAGCAGATCAGTTTCCTAGGAAACAGCaagg agTACAGTGTAGTAGCTCTGCACGGAGTGAACGGCTCAGTGATCTGGACTCGCTCTCTGAAGGAGCcgctctcctctgtgcagtgtTCAGCTCCCAACACCTGCCTACTCATCACCTCCACATACCTGACCAGTGTAAACGCATCCACAG GTAAGAAGTTGTGGGAGGTGCCAGCAAGAGAGGGGGAGTCACAGGCTGTGGGTGTTCCTGATTTGCAGGGAGATTCTGTTCCAGATCTGCTGATTGCTACTCTACCTGCAGATGAG GAATTAGATCCCTCTCTAGTCCTGCACTCAGGGTTGACGGgctctctgattggccagccggTGAACTTTAACCTCACTCCACAGGGAAAGCTGATTGGTCCCTTGCTGCATGAGACAGCAGTGGGAGCATACTACATCCTGTTTGGTTTGG GCATGGTGGAGGCGGTGTCTCTGGGAGACGTTTATAAACAAGCGACGGGCTGGACGACCGTTCCCTCGAGTCTCGGTGTGAAGGACCCCGTGTGGGAGAAGCAGAGGAAGAACAACTCGTCTACACTCATCCACATCTACAg tgGGGTTGATCAGATTGAGTATTTTCTCCCCCTGGTGGCCGGAGTGTGTAATAACCACAATAACCTGGATGCTGAGTCGAGCTGTAACTCTAGCCGCAGTGActgggtgttggtgtgtgtgaacagtcGGATCTCCTTCATCCGAGAAAGAGACATACACACCACCTGGACCGTTAACTCCTCCTCCatacacag tcgtCCTGCTATTGGTCATTTTAATGATGATGGAGTTCCTGATCTGGTCATCCAGCAGTCTGCTAATGGCGTCCgaaag GTCCAGATCATTGATGGTGCTCAGGGGCGGAGCCTGTGGGAGGTGGAGTTTGTTTGTCCCCGCCTTGTTCTGGAAGGTTCTACTATTCTGACCACGTCCGGCCTGTCAGTACTCCTGTTTTGGGCAGGAGATCCACTTCCTGCATCGAAGAACATTACCAAG gtgagcCCACCTGAGCCAGTCCTCCGCAGGCTATTCCTCCTCCACCCAGCATATCCCACAATCCTCCAGGAGCTTACCAGTACTACTGACACAGCACTCACAGctacag TGAGTTACGATGACGAGCAGAAGGATGTGTCCTACGTGGTGGTGGTGTCACGGCCCGTCTCGGGTCTCGGCCCCGGGACTCAGCTGGtgaagagtgtgagtgtgagagcgtCTCTGAGCAGGGCTAACACCATACGCCTGAGTGacgacacgcacacacacaccgcctTCCAGATCAACAAGTTCTTCAGAAGCCTGTCCTTCAGACGCCAG TGA